CCGATCACCCATCCCTCCACCGAACCCGGCACGTACTTCAGGAACTGGAAGAGGAACATGAAATACCATTCCGGCCGCGGGACGTAGGCGGTGTTGGAGGGGTCGGCGATGCCCTCCGAGACGGCCGGCCGGAAGATGCTCAGCGCGATCAACACGAGAAGGACCAGCAGCGAGACGGCCACGTCGGCCGAGATGGTATAGGGGAAGAAGGCCTCGCCGTGCTCCTTCTGGTGCTTGTAATCCTCCTCGTAGATGGCCCGCTGGATCTCGTTCATCCCCGCGCCCCCCTCTGCGCAGCGGCGGGCCGGCTGCCCGGCGCCCGGTTCTCGTACATCAGACGCTCCTGGAGGGCCGGCTTGGGCGGGGTGGAGATGCCCAGGCGGATGACCAGCACCAGGTGGAGGGCGATGAAGAGGACGAGCAGTGCGGGCACGAAGAGCATGTGGATGGCGTAGAAGCGGGGCAGCGTCAGGACGCCGATGTTGGGACCCCCGCGCAGCAGGCCTTCCAGGAAGCTGCCGACGAAGGGCACCGCCCCGACCATGTTGGTGCCCACCGTCGTCGCCCAGTAGGCCTTCTCGTCCCAGGGCAGCAGGTAGCCGGTGAAGCCCATGACCAGCACCAGGAAGAGAAGCACCACCCCGACGATCCAGGTCAGCTCCCGCGGATACTTGAAGGAGCCCATGAAGTAGACGCGCAGCATGTGCAGAAAGACCAGCACCACCATGGCGCTGGCGCCCCAGTGGTGGAGGCTGCGGATCATGGGACCGAAGGCCACGTGGTTCTCGATGAACTGGATGCTCTGCCAGGCGTTGTCCGGGTTGGGCGTGTAGTAGAGGGCCAGGAACATGCCGGTCAGCGCCTGCAGGACGAAGACGAAGAGGGTGGCGCTCCCGAGCGTGTAGGCCCAGTTCACCCCCTCCGGGATCGAACGCTCGAAGATGGCCGCCCAGGCCGCCCGGTAGCCCAGCCGCCGGTCGAGCCAGTTGCGGAAGCCCCCTCCCGATCCCTGGTTCATGCCGCTTCCTCCCTTCGCGCTCGCGGGACGCCGCCGGAAGCGCGGCCCCGGCGCGGTTCGGGCCTCATACCGGCACCTTCTGGGCGACGCCCAGCTTGAAGTCCTGGTAGCGGCAACTGAGCCGGCCGCCGCTCACCTTGAACTCCAGCGCGTCCAGCGGCCGCGGCGGAGGCCCGGCGAGCACGTGGCCGTCGATGGCGTACTCGCCGCCGTGGCAGGGGCAGTCGAAGGTGTGGCTGCCGGCCTGCCAGGAGTAGACGCAGCCCAGGTGGGTGCAGTGGCCGTTGAAGACGCGGACGTCGTTGGTCCCCTGGTTGCCGCGAACCACCCAGACGTTGCCGGCCTTCGACTCCTCCTTCCACCCGTCGCGGCGGGTGATGACGAACTGGACGTTCTTGGGCACCCCTGGCTCGAAGCTGTCCAGCGGTCCGAGATCGACCCAGTCGGAAGTCGGAGCCTCGAAGGCCGGCGAGGCCGCGAAGCCGATCAGCTGCGTCCCCAGGACCACGGCGACCAGCCCGGCGCTGCCGCCGATCATCCAGCTGAGCAGCGAGCGCCGGCTGAACCGCACCTCTTCCGGCCCGCCGCCGTCGGCCCGCCGGAGGCCCGGGCTCTCCTCCCGAGGAGCCATCCCGTCTCCCCCTTTCCGGTTCTGCTTCACCACGATCGTAGGGACCGCCGTGATCCCCCCTCCACGTGCAAACGGTCCATCCGGGCCGGGCCGGATGGACCTTCGCACATACCACCTTCGGGTGAGCCGGA
This is a stretch of genomic DNA from Bacillota bacterium. It encodes these proteins:
- a CDS encoding ubiquinol-cytochrome c reductase iron-sulfur subunit; translation: MAPREESPGLRRADGGGPEEVRFSRRSLLSWMIGGSAGLVAVVLGTQLIGFAASPAFEAPTSDWVDLGPLDSFEPGVPKNVQFVITRRDGWKEESKAGNVWVVRGNQGTNDVRVFNGHCTHLGCVYSWQAGSHTFDCPCHGGEYAIDGHVLAGPPPRPLDALEFKVSGGRLSCRYQDFKLGVAQKVPV
- a CDS encoding cytochrome b N-terminal domain-containing protein, encoding MNQGSGGGFRNWLDRRLGYRAAWAAIFERSIPEGVNWAYTLGSATLFVFVLQALTGMFLALYYTPNPDNAWQSIQFIENHVAFGPMIRSLHHWGASAMVVLVFLHMLRVYFMGSFKYPRELTWIVGVVLLFLVLVMGFTGYLLPWDEKAYWATTVGTNMVGAVPFVGSFLEGLLRGGPNIGVLTLPRFYAIHMLFVPALLVLFIALHLVLVIRLGISTPPKPALQERLMYENRAPGSRPAAAQRGARG